A stretch of the Phaeodactylum tricornutum CCAP 1055/1 chromosome 15, whole genome shotgun sequence genome encodes the following:
- a CDS encoding predicted protein, whose product MRERFPVGVCLAVILLSLLPLSESSGPAATSSPSLPRSRAIPQNKRQHTRPWNPSNHIDVNGFLSGLYDRIPGEWEEEVRLQTSFGTDFPCQIRQVPGDGNCLFHSISLCLQYAANGTHWDLNTSDRRGLDALYEHSQTLRRKAVEVLQHSQRRLFLQGRESLRAHELVQAAAQQYNLSPEEYCASMQQDSVWGGGPEIVALCNVLQRPIHVYELASTTTRSSRNDDERQSFVLRRMACFGSPKFDRRQPLHILSADSRFPDVTPGQQLASGNHFLALFPHERKVRRKQRLRGGFVRKCVTVSNARQTDQDDEPHLNEDEGKQPAGQRRHGRFTQWWRQLLLSL is encoded by the coding sequence ATGAGAGAAAGATTTCCTGTCGGAGTGTGCCTCGCGGTAATTTTGCTTTCGTTGTTACCGCTTTCCGAAAGCAGCGGACCTGCCGCGACTAGTTCGCCCAGTTTGCCTCGATCACGCGCGATTCCGCAAAACAAACGACAACACACGCGACCATGGAATCCCAGCAACCACATTGACGTCAACGGATTCTTGTCGGGGCTTTACGACCGCATTCCGGGAGAatgggaagaagaagtcCGCTTGCAAACATCGTTTGGTACCGACTTTCCGTGTCAGATCCGGCAGGTCCCTGGCGACGGCAACTGCCTCTTTCATTCCATATCTCTATGTTTACAGTACGCTGCCAACGGAACGCATTGGGATTTGAACACCAGTGATCGCCGGGGCTTGGATGCTTTGTACGAACATTCTCAGACATTACGGCGCAAGGCCGTAGAAGTGCTCCAACACTCGCAGCGTCGCCTATTCCTCCAAGGTCGGGAATCACTGCGAGCGCACGAACTCGTTCAAGCCGCCGCACAACAGTACAACTTGAGTCCGGAAGAATATTGCGCTTCCATGCAGCAGGATTCCGTGTGGGGCGGAGGTCCCGAAATTGTCGCCTTGTGCAATGTTTTGCAAAGACCAATACACGTGTACGAACTCGCTAGCACCACAACACGCTCGAGTAGGAATGACGACGAAAGGCAATCTTTTGTGCTCCGCCGCATGGCCTGTTTCGGATCACCCAAGTTCGATCGTCGGCAGCCCCTGCATATTTTGTCGGCCGATTCCCGGTTTCCTGACGTGACGCCAGGGCAGCAGCTGGCTTCGGGCAATCATTTTTTGGCCCTCTTTCCGCATGAACGCAAGGTACGTCGCAAACAACGGCTACGTGGAGGGTTTGTACGGAAGTGTGTTACTGTAAGTAATGCAAGGCAAACCGACCAAGACGATGAACCGCACCTTAACGAAGACGAGGGAAAGCAGCCAGCTGGGCAACGTCGTCACGGGAGATTTACTCAATGGTGGAGGCAGCTGCTCCTTTCGCTATGA
- a CDS encoding predicted protein, with protein sequence MFRLVVSPARPKGRQSSLYGAAAFVLRPPTRWTTCRSLVQHTVPLRAVQYILTYEYVPDVLEKRGPFRDEHLRLARDYVTENRAVAGGPTGAVGTNVPTGALFLFTDRDAAREFVARDPYVAHGIVTAHTIQEWNVVVQKADDDDGDSKRVHSKQQGPL encoded by the coding sequence ATGTTTCGACTGGTCGTTTCCCCCGCACGTCCGAAAGGACGGCAATCATCCTTGTACGGCGCCGCAGCTTTCGTACTCCGACCGCCGACTCGGTGGACCACCTGTCGCTCGCTGGTGCAACACACTGTCCCGTTACGGGCGGTGCAGTACATTCTAACGTACGAATACGTACCGGACGTCTTGGAGAAACGCGGACCGTTCCGCGACGAACACTTGCGTTTGGCCCGTGACTACGTGACCGAGAATCGGGCCGTGGCGGGGGGACCAACGGGAGCGGTGGGAACCAACGTACCGACGGGAGCACTTTTCCTCTTTACCGACCGGGACGCCGCCCGGGAGTTTGTTGCGCGAGATCCGTACGTGGCGCACGGGATTGTCACGGCCCACACCATTCAAGAATGGAACGTGGTGGTACAGAAAgcagatgacgacgacggcgactcAAAACGTGTGCACAGTAAGCAACAAGGTCCGTTGTAG
- a CDS encoding predicted protein: MANRNQVWVGENPCLISGTVESARRESFGTSGRVRRRHYLLVLLANWKEALKNDGRALCEPDRNGRAWLSCHPPTRRSPVPRRCLTVTSVETHGSRPSLLLPHPYSQSNPVVTVDPSVSQSVIRSHGVPPKLVSCVGRIRARMHYQQAMQTMLSTKDSSVSPTSSQWLELQRGVDQVVRFLHPQSPASKPAARVSPHELRRALRRIDRLLTRTLEQVSLMASVSTVPHHPHRHGAAYAYAPHVVRLVTAQLLIMVPEERDHEEDNAGAADEGNEAYHVSSHDLTLLLDALLRTVATSAYTEDSVLLATSPCGWLVDLVNHVWLAEETVPAVADDTQWHRWLELMLPLALRSWPTANDPSWEAVVGIQPDGHNPHSESAATEAAFQWRVLTGLVLEQVVWSHHTPHVPGTRIGVHHIQRHVQLAVEYALDVLDSLGVWLDAGTAVTSNHARDRQQAAVVVRDGLRHVTYATNLLRTWEAYEPGTEWPERTVSNKTLTWGPLVQTMATSLAQSLSPGLVGGYANTDDPTLRELEELETWIVQHLLRLTSFALEGVRDHGHVLEEEVCLLVFLRSLSRPALLLSSDLWTTLTSRVDDAEVRRVLQTTLLVLQSSTSLTEPFATANSTHNTMAVETTSSAGHGLQHQLWQLLQNDNNYSAAGATPKAVSDPWDTLFLRYHTDDPVV; encoded by the exons ATGGCCAACCGGAACCAAGTCTGGGTAGGGGAAAACCCTTGTTTGATTTCGGGCACTGTGGAGTCCGCTCGTCGGGAGTCGTTCGGAACGTCGGGTAGA GTACGACGTCGACACTACCTACTAGTACTGCTAGCTAATTGGAAAGAGGCTCTCAAGAACGACGGACGAGCTTTGTGTGAACCCGACCGTAACGGTCGGGCGTGGCTCTCGTGCCACCCACCCACACGACGCTCTCCCGTGCCTCGCCGATGCTTGACAGTTACatcggtcg AAACGCACGGTTCCCGTCCTTCGCTGTTGCTGCCCCATCCGTACTCGCAATCCAATCCCGTAGTCACCGTCGATCcgtcagtcagtcagtcagtcattCGTTCACACGGTGTCCCGCCCAAACTTGTCTCGTGTGTCGGTCGGATCCGCGCCCGAATG CACTATCAGCAAGCAATGCAGACAATGCTCTCCACCAAAGACAGTAGCGTGAGTCCCACCTCGTCGCAATGGCTGGAATTGCAACGGGGTGTGGATCAAGTCGTCCGGTTCCTCCATCCACAATCCCCGGCTTCCAAACCGGCCGCACGAGTGTCCCCGCACGAACTCCGTCGCGCCTTGCGACGCATCGATCGACTCTTGACTCGGACTTTGGAACAAGTCTCGTTGATGGCATCCGTATCCACGGTACCACACCATCCACATCGGCACGGTGCCGCGTACGCGTACGCTCCGCACGTCGTGCGACTCGTGAC TGCGCAACTCTTGATCATGGTCCCGGAAGAACGTGACCACGAGGAGGACAATGCCGGGGCTGCGGATGAAGGCAACGAAGCGTATCACGTGTCGTCCCACGACTTGACTCTCCTACTCGACGCACTCCTTCGCACCGTAGCGACGTCCGCGTACACGGAGGACTCGGTCTTGCTCGCCACCAGTCCGTGCGGATGGTTGGTAGATCTCGTCAACCACGTGTGGCTAGCGGAGGAAACCGTGCCGGCCGTGGCGGACGACACCCAGTGGCACCGGTGGTTGGAACTCATGCTCCCTCTCGCTCTCCGTTCCTGGCCTACCGCCAATGACCCGTCCTGGGAAGCCGTGGTAGGAATCCAACCCGACGGCCACAACCCACACTCGGAATCCGCCGCCACCGAAGCCGCCTTTCAGTGGCGTGTCTTGACCGGTCTCGTTCTGGAACAAGTCGTCTGGTCCCACCACACACCACACGTTCCGGGTACGCGCATCGGAGTGCATCACATCCAACGTCACGTCCAATTAGCCGTCGAATACGCGTTGGACGTGTTGGACAGTCTGGGTGTTTGGTTGGATGCCGGTACGGCCGTCACGTCGAATCACGCACGCGATCGGCAGCAGgccgccgtcgtcgtccgcgaCGGCTTGCGGCACGTCACGTACGCGACCAATCTACTCCGCACCTGGGAAGCCTACGAACCCGGTACCGAATGGCCGGAACGCACCGTGTCGAACAAGACCCTGACGTGGGGACCCTTGGTTCAGACCATGGCCACGAGTTTGGCCCAATCATTGAGTCCCGGTCTCGTTGGTGGGTACGCAAACACGGACGACCCGACACTACGGGAATTGGAGGAATTGGAAACCTGGATTGTTCAACATTTGTTGCGCTTGACGTCGTTTGCCTTGGAGGGAGTGCGGGACCATGGCCACGTTTTGGAAGAGGAGGTTTGCTTACTGGTCTTCTTGCGTTCCTTGTCACGCCCCGCGTTGCTGTTGTCTTCGGACTTGTGGACGACGCTGACGAGTCGGGTGGACGATGCGGAAGTCCGTCGGGTACTCCAAACGACCTTGCTCGTCCTGCAGTCCTCCACGAGTTTGACCGAACCTTTCGCCACCGCGAATAGTACCCACAATACCATGGCCGTGGAAACGACGTCGAGCGCCGGACACGGGTTGCAGCACCAATTGTGGCAGCTTTTGCAAAACGATAACAATTATTCCGCTGCGGGGGCAACCCCCAAGGCAGTCTCGGATCCGTGGGACACGCTATTTTTACGGTACCATACGGACGATCCGGTCGTCTAG
- a CDS encoding predicted protein, with product NIVRGDKVQVVGNHREAGKQGIIKEVLRAKDRVLVENVNVAVKHIKGNAERGIKGRTIQKERSLPYSNVNLVDPVTNKPTRVYRKILEDGTKVRVAKKSGAI from the coding sequence AACATTGTCCGCGGCGACAAGGTGCAGGTGGTGGGTAACCACCGCGAAGCTGGCAAACAGGGTATAATTAAGGAAGTCCTCCGTGCCAAGGATCGTGTGTTGGTGGAGAACGTCAACGTGGCGGTCAAACATATCAAAGGTAACGCCGAGCGCGGCATCAAGGGACGGACCATTCAGAAGGAACGCAGTTTGCCCTACAGCAACGTCAATTTGGTCGACCCGGTGACCAACAAACCCACGCGAGTGTATCGGAAAATACTGGAAGACGGCACCAAAGTGCGGGTAGCCAAAAAGTCGGGGGCCATT
- a CDS encoding predicted protein: MTASSLTTASGNSCLDEQIERLKRCEYLREGEVKALCLRAREILVDESNVQRVDAPVTICGDIHGQFYDLVELFKVGGECPDKNYLFLGDFVDRGYYSVETFLLLLALKVRYPDRITLIRGNHESRQITQVYGFYDECLRKYGSVNVWRYCTEIFDYLSLSAIIEDKVFTVHGGLSPSISTLDQIRVIDRKQEVPHDGAMCDLMWSDPEELEGWGLSPRGAGYLFGGDIVAVFNERNDLSLIARAHQLVMEGHRSMFHDALVTVWSAPNYCYRCGNVAAILELDENLERSFKIFDAAPQEARGVPIKNPPPDYFL; this comes from the exons ATGACGGCGAGTTCCCTGACTACGGCGTCGGGGAATTCCTGTTTGGACGAACAAATTGAACGACTCAAACGCTGCGAATATCTGCGCGAAGGAGAAGTCAAGGCACTCTGTCTACGAGCACGGGAAATACTCGTGGACGAATCCAACGTCCAACGCGTCGACGCACCCGTCACG ATTTGTGGAGACATTCACGGTCAATTCTACGATCTCGTCGAACTCTTCAAAGTCGGCGGTGAATGTCCAGACAAAAATTATCTCTTCCTCGGCGACTTTGTCGATCGGGGGTACTACTCGGTCGAAACATTCCTACTGCTCCTCGCCCTCAAGGTACGATACCCCGATCGGATTACCCTCATTCGGGGCAACCACGAATCACGACAAATTACACAAGTATACGGTTTCTACGACGAATGCTTGCGCAAATACGGATCGGTCAACGTCTGGCGATACTGCACCGAAATTTTCGACTATCTCTCACTATCGGCCATTATCGAAGACAAGGTGTTTACCGTGCACGGCGGCTTGAGTCCCTCCATATCAACGTTGGATCAGATTCGGGTCATTGATCGGAAACAGGAAGTCCCGCACGATGGAGCCATGTGCGATCTCATGTGGAGTGACCCGGAAGAACTCGAGGGCTGGGGATTGTCGCCTCGCGGTGCCGGCTACCTTTTTGGCGGTGACATTGTCGCCGTCTTTAACGAACGCAACGACCTCAGTCTCATCGCCCGCGCCCACCAGCTCGTCATGGAAGGACACCGCAGCATGTTCCATGATGCCTTGGTTACCGTATGGAGCGCCCCCAATTACTGCTACCGCTGCGGTAACGTCGCCGCCATACTGGAACTCGACGAAAACCTCGAACGGTCCTTCAAGATTTTCGACGCGGCACCACAAGAAGCCCGGGGTGTGCCCATTAAAAACCCGCCACCGGATTACTTTCTCTAG
- a CDS encoding predicted protein has protein sequence MPQTVRKELLSSSMSRSWDQECLIGNNLALLNSDTDDDIATPLYLYETMEPNIHPRTDPQAKANALDNKDASIGFLGHANLPDLPTDVLALVLSHLELLEIAAVSLVSRATYQACRDSVVWKVLLEFRWNVGQGRVSPALLEEDENSSPTTRSMDYYRAYQNAHRNPHTLWIRHRNIVYPGDGLTPGRCCIDSSSCQKHASEADRPRRQGSNNRSKIRLCPHCRARQEAHESHHDEKMDTIETPAQAMAAATRRMHQKFQSSTMWPSVAAASVLVDASKSETDAQALMKQQRRMQQKAFAQAATFHRKLRTTQFESCQLSFLTDLLFFNLTDPATSEGQWELDQLLREALSTTSQTTNIPNQRHRRPHHHLTSPLHETSNHSWHVVQLTNSDFFRPIAFQVYIARPDCFTCYPSAGYLEPGESVSCVIGVRPLGSALAYAFEGLNVAREGLEPAWADLYTAQAHLPLAPLSFRYQFVATVPQRWVSPAHDGDIDNDLAAYRRQANSLYPSDPYATPTERTLDHHGCKSWEAHKVRTVALSAHVHAHYSFQDFLYATGFRSSRFVSITRTNFVAPQLQERFPEIFNRLANSDGSQRRSWKATSSDLLDTFSTLVSKNTERPCSLCNRPWGLRAEELYHALVLSKLTSSSYQFRRDMQLKNLQRCLRVLATNTAKNCLNVRLSKLFVSLFTILQAYKASPWLSLKHKKVLIIWEITLDIFCRQIPVGGANWVPWRFAGIYRHALCTESVHSGPNLLDGANNFEKSEIKEEPDYLDAFRHLAHSPGRYCLGPQEDPNHLDEAIVINSSKYGRRQKGMITDMFMDDPVSTFQAGICMINDPRSLLVHGIFDRIPYPGSIVRRPHWMPLELYIERIEYDDHATNLNVSAGAHLLSSKERTAYFRLQNGMDINSMVGVDPSLRQIAAVSILSHLSMQNYLHNIPPPGVGRFPLSKRASVGQRATTEGAALDIEPLLFHANQQHLEGSSTTVNTTTGQQQALPHATFAVPRRNLPRPPNPRGPRLVQLLWILAAQMGLAVVDTSGDSSVYVDRKILIATQWISISLMIVPLFLTLFSRFLQLIPTQPVDYNLESLPFHVTNKMRFLTEYECGQLAFGLILAWLVLGRWVERYTSRDFLRMIMSPGSITSPQLHRHRWKVFSDWLGLTLSKWWDAICPVFLQSRAFSPEWNRRSRSGMLQHLSYWRSRNLAEQRSYAHASQRAALFGLQQSGLEDFGKVSPSGKIAWGIGVTLVSFASSSPHFWLNLVTIFSCSLSLGMTVSLYAMEHGRVAVTVASGTTSATSSLSQIPVLTVVMLGFLVGQLVGSSGGTLFLAEFVVTAVSLLLGGAGTVSASAMESWICFLCLASTAFGGYLLGRVALMDNIRNKQSGYSSMLLSKAILLLVVFWVLILFVARWDVPVSLVIVRPRLRTDDNVAVSRAQIAKHLQ, from the coding sequence ATGCCACAAACAGTGCGGAAAGAATTACTATCGTCATCCATGTCCCGTTCGTGGGATCAAGAGTGTCTGATTGGCAACAACCTTGCGTTGCTCAATAGCGACACCGATGACGACATTGCGACACCTTTGTATCTGTACGAAACCATGGAACCGAACATTCACCCCCGAACGGACCCACAAGCCAAAGCGAATGCATTGGACAACAAAGACGCAAGCATTGGATTCCTTGGTCACGCTAATTTACCAGACTTGCCCACGGACGTGTTAGCCCTCGTTTTATCGCATTTGGAGTTACTCGAGATTGCCGCCGTTAGTTTGGTCTCGCGTGCCACGTATCAAGCTTGTCGCGACAGTGTCGTATGGAAAGTACTGCTAGAGTTTCGCTGGAACGTGGGTCAAGGCCGTGTATCGCCCGCTCTTTTGGAGGAGGACGAAAACTCTAGTCCTACTACACGGAGCATGGACTATTACCGAGCTTATCAAAACGCTCATCGAAATCCACATACGTTGTGGATCAGACATAGGAACATTGTGTATCCTGGAGATGGTCTTACACCAGGACGGTGTTGTATCGACAGTAGCTCTTGTCAAAAGCACGCTTCGGAGGCTGATCGACCTAGACGACAAGGTAGTAATAATCGCTCCAAAATTCGTCTTTGCCCACATTGCCGAGCCAGACAAGAAGCGCATGAAAGCCACCACGATGAAAAGATGGATACCATTGAAACGCCAGCGCAAGCCATGGCAGCAGCAACACGACGAATGCATCAAAAGTTTCAGTCGTCAACAATGTGGCCATCTGTCGCGGCAGCGTCAGTACTTGTCGACGCCTCCAAAAGCGAAACTGATGCTCAGGCTTTGATGAAACAGCAACGCCGAATGCAACAAAAAGCATTTGCACAAGCCGCCACGTTTCATCGAAAGCTCCGAACAACCCAGTTTGAATCTTGCCAGCTTTCCTTTCTGACGGATTTACTGTTCTTTAACCTTACCGACCCGGCGACTAGTGAAGGACAATGGGAACTGGATCAACTCCTCCGCGAAGCCCTTTCAACCACCTCACAAACCACCAATATTCCAAACCAacggcatcgtcgtcctcatcacCACTTAACCTCGCCACTACACGAAACATCAAACCATTCGTGGCATGTGGTACAGTTGACCAATTCCGACTTTTTCCGACCCATAGCATTCCAAGTGTATATAGCCCGACCAGATTGCTTTACCTGTTATCCTTCTGCGGGATACTTGGAACCGGGGGAATCGGTATCATGTGTGATCGGCGTGCGGCCTCTCGGTAGCGCCTTAGCGTACGCATTTGAAGGTCTAAACGTGGCTAGGGAAGGCTTGGAACCGGCTTGGGCAGATTTGTATACCGCACAGGCACACTTACCGCTAGCACCACTAAGCTTCAGATATCAATTTGTCGCAACCGTGCCACAACGCTGGGTCTCACCGGCGCATGATGGTGATATCGATAATGATCTAGCCGCGTATCGCCGACAAGCAAACTCCCTGTACCCTTCTGATCCTTATGCTACTCCAACTGAACGGACACTGGATCATCATGGTTGTAAATCTTGGGAAGCCCACAAAGTACGGACTGTGGCACTTTCGGCACACGTGCATGCTCACTATAGCTTTCAAGATTTTTTGTATGCAACGGGCTTTCGCTCATCTAGATTTGTGAGCATTACAAGGACTAACTTCGTTGCTCCTCAATTGCAAGAAAGATTTCCTGAGATCTTCAATCGATTGGCAAACAGTGACGGTTCACAAAGACGATCTTGGAAGGCCACTTCTTCTGATCTTCTTGATACGTTTTCCACTTTAGTGAGCAAGAATACTGAGCGTCCCTGTTCTTTGTGTAATCGTCCTTGGGGGTTACGGGCTGAGGAGTTGTACCACGCCTTGGTGCTCTCAAAGCTGACGAGCTCATCGTATCAGTTTCGACGAGACATGCAGCTGAAGAATCTACAGCGGTGTTTGCGTGTGTTAGCAACGAATACCGCCAAGAATTGTCTTAATGTACGACTTTCTAAGCTGTTCGTTTCCCTATTTACTATTTTGCAAGCGTACAAAGCTTCGCCGTGGTTAAGTTTGAAACACAAGAAAGTTTTGATCATATGGGAGATAACTTTGGACATCTTTTGCCGGCAAATACCTGTGGGTGGTGCAAATTGGGTGCCGTGGCGATTTGCGGGTATTTATCGGCATGCGTTGTGCACGGAGTCGGTACATAGCGGACCCAATCTCCTTGACGGCGCAAATAATTTCGAGAAGTCCGAAATAAAGGAAGAGCCCGACTATCTGGATGCGTTTCGCCATCTGGCACACTCTCCGGGAAGATATTGCCTTGGGCCACAAGAAGACCCGAACCATCTCGACGAAGCCATCGTCATCAACTCATCAAAATATGGCCGGCGTCAAAAGGGAATGATAACAGACATGTTCATGGACGATCCCGTGTCTACATTCCAAGCGGGAATATGTATGATCAATGATCCGCGGTCATTACTTGTTCATGGAATTTTTGACCGAATTCCATATCCCGGCTCTATCGTACGAAGGCCGCATTGGATGCCTCTGGAATTGTATATCGAGAGGATAGAGTATGACGATCACGCCACTAACCTGAATGTATCAGCCGGAGCGCACTTACTTTCATCCAAAGAAAGGACTGCCTACTTTCGCTTACAAAATGGGATGGACATCAACAGCATGGTCGGAGTCGACCCATCGTTAAGACAGATAGCAGCAGTTTCAATTCTATCACACCTTTCAATGCAAAACTATTTGCACAATATTCCACCTCCAGGCGTCGGACGGTTTCCGCTGTCGAAGAGGGCGTCCGTTGGTCAGAGAGCAACTACGGAAGGAGCTGCACTCGACATTGAGCCCTTACTCTTTCATGCAAACCAACAACATTTGGAAGGCTCCTCCACGACAGTGAACACTACAACGGGGCAACAACAAGCTCTGCCCCATGCGACTTTTGCAGTGCCGCGCCGCAATCTCCCGCGTCCACCGAATCCTAGGGGACCTCGTCTGGTCCAGTTACTTTGGATTTTGGCTGCACAAATGGGCCTGGCAGTCGTTGACACATCCGGAGATTCTTCGGTCTACGTCGACCGGAAAATACTCATTGCGACTCAGTGGATTAGTATTTCACTTATGATTGTTCCCCTGTTCTTGACGCTCTTTTCCCGATTTTTACAGCTTATTCCGACGCAACCCGTGGACTACAACCTAGAGAGTTTACCGTTCCACGTCACGAACAAAATGCGGTTCTTGACAGAATACGAATGCGGACAGCTAGCTTTCGGCTTGATACTGGCGTGGCTCGTACTCGGCCGATGGGTTGAGCGATATACAAGTCGCGACTTTTTGCGCATGATCATGAGCCCAGGGTCGATCACTTCTCCGCAGCTCCATCGACACCGCTGGAAAGTCTTTTCGGACTGGTTGGGGCTGACGCTTTCCAAGTGGTGGGATGCGATCTGTCCAGTCTTTTTACAAAGCCGGGCCTTTTCTCCTGAATGGAATCGCCGCTCTCGTAGTGGCATGTTGCAGCACCTCTCCTATTGGCGTAGTCGCAATTTGGCAGAACAAAGATCCTATGCCCATGCCAGTCAAAGGGCGGCTCTATTTGGTCTCCAACAAAGTGGATTGGAAGATTTTGGCAAGGTGTCGCCAAGCGGCAAGATCGCTTGGGGCATTGGAGTCACTTTGGTGAGTTTCGCCTCGAGTTCGCCGCACTTTTGGTTGAACTTGGTCACCATCTTTTCGTGTAGTCTAAGTTTGGGCATGACAGTGTCCCTGTACGCCATGGAACACGGCCGGGTGGCCGTGACGGTCGCGTCCGGGACCACATCCGCAacctcgtcgttgtcgcAAATACCCGTACTAACCGTGGTCATGTTAGGATTCCTCGTTGGGCAGTTGGTGGGTAGTTCCGGCGGGACGCTGTTCTTGGCCGAATTCGTCGTGACGGCCGTCAGTCTGTTGCTGGGCGGCGCTGGCACGGTGTCCGCAAGCGCGATGGAAAGTTGGATttgttttttgtgtttggcgAGTACGGCTTTTGGTGGCTATCTATTGGGTCGCGTTGCCCTCATGGACAACATTCGCAACAAACAGAGCGGATACTCTTCCATGCTCTTGTCCAAAGCGATACTACTCTTGGTGGTGTTTTGGGTCCTGATTTTGTTCGTCGCGCGTTGGGACGTTCCGGTGAGTTTGGTAATTGTCCGACCGCGCTTACGGACCGACGACAATGTCGCGGTCTCCCGTGCCCAAATAGCCAAGCATTTGCAATAG